TTTCCCCCATCCAAAGCCTCGTAGCAGCCATAAACCCTgacaaggagaggaagagattaGATCTATATTCACCAGAGCTGCAACAATAAGTcaagaaaataaactataatttaagtaaaatgaatatctttgagttttggacaGTTGGTCAGACAacttaagacatttaaaaacagtatcTTGGATTTTGGAAAAGTtgaatggacatttttcactattttctgatactttacagacaaaatgattaatggagtaatcaagaaaataatctgcagattaatggCTAACAAATACCAAACAAATACTAACAAATATTTCTTTACCCACGTGCtcactgtttttcaaaaatatcagatGCGAACATAATTgcagctagctggcatacattAAGAGAGAATTGGAACGTGggatgaaaatgaagaaatatacATGATGGtacacaaaatgtcacacatcgTTGCACAACAGACTAACATTATatcagcagctacagaaaataaatctgctcTTAAGctacattacatggaaggttGTCCATAAAAGATTACTGCAACCATTTCAAACaacatttcataatttttgcaaaacttaTAATTTTGACCAATTCCATAATTTTTCGAGTGCTGGAGAATATGCTGCAAAATTgcataacttttccaggttttccatgacggTGGAAATCCTGATGATGTTgatttaagttttaagtttatGTTTAGGTAGgcagaagtttaaaaaattaaatccaacggtgaggtttttttgtggtgtttcttgttttaaacTGGATCTGTATATTGGTTGGCAGTGATACTAACTTGGCATAGGCCTTCTCCACCAGGGCGCTCCAGAACTCGTTGCTGTCGTTGGAGTGGCAGTAGACCAGCTGGTTGTCCACGGTCGGTAGCCGGTCGTCAATCACCACATCCACCCACTCGCCAAAGCGCCAGAAGCGGAAGTGGAAAATCCCAGCATACGAGTCAGGCTTTTCTGTATCCCACTCCTGCTCCTTCCAGTCGGGAATGACctgcaggagaggaggggggcaggggaggaggatggaggagggagagcaCAGGGCAGGTAAGCCAAACAAACAGGCGGTGGTCCATGGAGCATAAATAATGTCAAGGTGGAGTGGGCTGCCAGAGAGAGACAGCGTACCCTCATGTCTGCTGATGCATTTAGGATTAGGGGACAAATTTATCACCTTGGCTCTCTCAGTCATAAATCCAGCTGTAATAGGACATGGGTGAGAGGTAATaactgtagtgtgtgtgtgtgtgtgtgtgtgcgcgcacgcctttgtgtgtttcagctgcCTGCATTTGCTGTAGTCCAGTAAAACCATAACAACCCAACCTCCATTTTGTGAACTGTAGTTATTATTTCTATGAGAggtaaacaacaaataatatatTCATAGAAAATCACATGTGGGTATGAAATTGTCCCGTTGATAAGCACACTACAGAGTAACACAGAGCATCATATGCAGTCAAAGAGAGAGATATTGCCTGAACAGATAATATTCATTTACCTTTTAAAAAGAACTCACTAAGACTACAGTCAAATTGACGACTCAAAAGTGTCCGTAAAGTCCAGCCTTCTGCAGTGAGTTagaaaatgtgaatataatCTCCGTTATCTAAGGAAAGCATCAATAGATGACGGGTATACTAGCCTAATTAGATAACACAAGTCAAGATTAAATGACATCAGTGGTTCTTATAAAGAAGCTACAGCTCTACTGTAATTCTGGCCCCTCATCACAGGCTGTGGCCTTTGCTGATATTGTTAATGTAACTGTCACAGAGACAGTTTTATTGATATGTTAATTCTGTATGTTTCAGTTATAAATTCACAACcaccattaaaaatgtaaaaggtttgataaaaatatgtctaatagatacttaaatatgtttagttaaaaacatattgCCTCAAATGTACGGCCTTTGTAACACCACCCCAGTGTACTTGAgggcattgtgggaaatgtgatGTCATGTGGTGATGTCAGAGGTTAGTAGCAACATGTCTGCAGGCGAGAAACATACAACTCAATATTTACATTATGGCTTTATTCTTTGTGGCTCACAACTGTTCTCCTTATTGCTGTTTTCACTTCTAAAAGgtttgcaaatcttttttaaacattcaactAAATGAATTGCTTGATTTTGCTAGAATATATCAGCAGGTGTGTTGTTTTCGTGACCAACAGATGGTGCGCATTTGATTTATctttcttaaaaacagctgctggGAACACAAAGGTATTTTCTGCCTTATGTTATGATTGCACTTGAAAATTTATGATGCATTGCTCTCTTATGATCCCACTGTGACTCATTCTCGCAGCAGAGCACCCGACCTAGAGGCACCCTGCCAGTGGGCACCTGTGAAACCCCTACCAGTATGAATATGGCATGCAACAAATACTGCAAATGATGCAGTGAGCGACACCACATGTGAATTAAGTGACAGTGTTCCAGCGGGTGTCCTTGGAGATGTCAAGGTGCGCTAACTGAACAGCAGTTCCTGTCAAACCTCTCTACAGGAGGTGACACTGTGCTGATGGAGAGAATCTGGCCTCTCCAGAGGACTGGCCCCGTGAAGCAGCAACAGCTTCtttaaaaagaggaggaggggagttaaaaaaaaaacaaagcactgcACCACAGAAACCTCAGAGTCATTTTGTAATCCTTCGGGAGCCAATCTCTCTCGCACTCCACCCTGCTATTGCTTACTGTCTGACTGCACTGTGGATAGCGAGAGAGCGAAGGCTCTATCTATCTCAGCCTTCATCTGGGCCAAGTGTCGCTATGCCGCAACTGAACTCTGGTAGGTAAGTGACCTGACGACTGACCAGAAACACAAGCAGAAGGCACCCTTGCTTCCCCTGCTGTCTATCAATACACCGAAGGGAATAAAGAGGCTTTACcctcactccctcctcctcccagcaCCAACATAAAAGAGGCTACCTTACTCTTCAAAAAAcgtttaaatattcacatttacatCAACTTCATGACTAACTTCGATGGCAGGTAAATGAATAAAGGATCTGTagccaagaaaaaacacaagacaaacaaatgtGACAAACAGAACTAAGCAGAGTTCCCTCAGGGCAACCTCTGTGCTAAGGTTGCAAATGTCATTAGATTGTGTTGCCTAGCATCTCTGCTCATGTGCACTCCTGTGTAAGACCCGCCCACTCCTATCAATACGTTACAAACATGAACACAAGCATACTGCACAAGCCTGCAGGCAAGAGCAAAGAGTAAGAGTAACTGCATAGAGACACGGTGAAGACGCTTAGTTTCAACATAGCTGCCAATCTAATCCAGCCTCTTCAGTTGGTATCGACCTGTCAGCCTGCTGCGGTGTGCCGTCTAAGTATGTCTGTGGAGTTGGAGCTGCCCTTCCGACCGGACACTCAGCTGACGGAGGTGATGCGCCTGCGGGTTCAGTCTCTGCAGCAACGAGGCCAGAAGAGGCAGGATGGAGAGCGCCTGCTCCTGCCCAATGAAGCTGTGTACCGGCTGGACTTCTCCAAACAGTCCCTCCGATTTTTGCGGTGGACTGTGCAGCTGGCTCAGGCGGGACGCCTCACCATCACGGCCACCTCGCAGCTCTGGACGCCTGACCTCACCAACCTGATGACACGTCAGCTGCTGGAGCCTGCTGGGGTTTTCTGGAGGGCAGCAGACGATGCCAGTAACACACCCGTCCAGTGCTATGAGGCAGATGCACACGAGTTTGGCGAGAGGATCGCTGAGTTGGCAACAGTAAGGAAGGTGATGTACTTCCTGTTTGCATTTGCAGAAGGCTGCAGCCCTGAGACCGTTGACTGCTCTATTGCCTTCACAGCGGATAGTTGAGTAAAAATTGGAGAGAAACTTGCTACAAACTCTTCttctgtgcttgtgtgcattTAGTTAAAGAAGCAGAGTTAAATTTAGGTTAAACCTGCATTTTTTGCATGAATGGCTACATCACACATCATCTGACAACCTGCAAGGACGAGACTTCACTCTGcatccttctcttcctccttttgcATCAGATCTCATTGACAAAAACTGCTTATTACTGAACTTGATGATCATaatattctttgtatttttcaatgttGGGCAttaatacaaacacaaataaatccAATGAATCAAAAAGGTGTATCTGCATTTTCTTAACCAGTGTCTGATGGTTCTCTGGGCTTCTGTGTTGAGCAAAAATGTTAttcactctctcctcctctgacaAACAGCCAGCCCTGACGGGTTTGGTAGAAATGAGTCCCATGTGAGATAATGGATAGAgacagtgtgtatttgtgtgtatgtgcttgcgTTTTCCCCAGTGGACGGGGGAACAGGTTCCTGCTGCCTCATCCGTCTCTGTCGTGCATGGTGAACCTGACAAAcaagagagaggggaggcaTGTGGATTTCATctctcagcctcctcctcctgatgaaTTCTCCCTGCTTTACACTGCAGCGGGAGATGAAGCAGTAACTGTGACTGTGAATGAGAGGACGCGTGTCAGATGAGgtgtgagagaaaagaaaataactgagATGTCAGGAGGTATTAGACTCGTTTCTTGCTGCTAGAAAGCATGTAACTAACTTGCCACCTGAACCACTctcccactttaaaaaaataaattaaaaaatgtaacgcTGCAGGACTCTCAACTAAATCAAACTCGCTTTCAGCcttgaatgaataaatataaattattactAAGAGTCCTCACTGGTATACATCTTTTTGCCCGTCAACCATTGGCAGGCAAGAGTAAAACAATTTTTATGAAGTCATTATTTAGTCATGACAAACAAAGATACCCTGctaatatttaattaaacatgaTACTGCATTGAGTAATAACAAGGATCTAAGAAAGGCAAAATCAGAAGCTCTACAGCTAAACGAAAGGCACTTTAAAGTCCAGCTGATTTTTCAAggtaattaacaaaacaaacaaaagcaatacaaagtaaaaatgttttgaagcaCCAGCACCAAGGTCTCACTGGGGAACAGTATCTGCTCCTGTGAGACTTGGACCATTACTTGTTTTGCTTTCATAGGAAGTAAAGCTGGCGACCAACACACAAGACTGCAAAGATGAACATCTCGgcacaattaataaaaaaaccTCCACTATTgtttaaatctgacaaagtGATTTCAGACATTTCATCTGCTGTGGTCAGTTTGGATACCTCCCCAGTCTTTTAATTttagaataataaatacattttctccaAATAAGGCTGCAAAGGCAAAAGTTTGGAAAATACCCTTAATTCATGgctcctgcagcttaaggcaaggtaTATATAAGACTTAAAGAcatttaatgccactcagaactaagtttaagaccaattttctaattcaaaaaAATGGAAGACAATTTTATTATGTCAAAATGTTAGTTGTAACATATATCATGGctgtttttgtccagtgaaaaattTAGATTTTCTACATCAATATTGGAAAAACAACCCTatttagagtggaacacatggaagacaatgaacatattttatattcataaatTAATCTATTTAGTTAACCACCAGAAGTGGGAAAAATCTGACACTGTTGACCTGTTTTCTGGACGATTCTGTGTTACCACAAActtggaaaacaatgagattcaggagctcttCAACCTCGGAACAGAGGgcgagatcagctgccatataaccgACATTgatattgtttataaagcactgccCACAcacatgttgttgctgttgagaggctgatgctgttggGTTAAATGTGACGCCTGTCATGTCTCCTTTGGGTCTGCGATGCctgcatgctgtctaaaatcacacactggagcacaTTTATGCCggcattgtttggttctgtgtaaaaatccAAAGGAGGTACAGAGAAATGACTTTGTAGCATCCCTGTAGCACAATCTGTGTAAACAGAGTTTGTGTCTGACCAAGAAGTAGTCTTATGTCTTTGTGatatgctaagctaactggcccctggctgtAACCTTAAATGTAACTACAGATATGCGAGTGGCTTTAATTTTTTCATCTAATTCTCTGCAAGAAAGTGATTCAAAATAAGGTTTATTATCAAGCAATATGCTTTAGTGTTTGGTGCCTACAATTAGATATTAGGtagaaataaagataaaagcaaaataCGGCAAAAGTCAAGACATATGCAttgaaaaaggggaaaaatactataaaaatgtgt
This genomic window from Plectropomus leopardus isolate mb chromosome 13, YSFRI_Pleo_2.0, whole genome shotgun sequence contains:
- the ompb gene encoding olfactory marker protein b, producing the protein MSVELELPFRPDTQLTEVMRLRVQSLQQRGQKRQDGERLLLPNEAVYRLDFSKQSLRFLRWTVQLAQAGRLTITATSQLWTPDLTNLMTRQLLEPAGVFWRAADDASNTPVQCYEADAHEFGERIAELATVRKVMYFLFAFAEGCSPETVDCSIAFTADS